TTATGGCGGCTATGCAGGACATGGGCTTCACAACGCCGACTCCTATTCAACGCCAAGCCCTTCCGCTTCTACTTGCTGGTGCCCAAGACTTTATCGGTCTTGCTTCCACTGGTACTGGTAAAACTGCTGCTTTCGGTATTCCTCTTGTTGAAAACATCGATGCAACCATCAAAGACACTCAAGCTCTTGTCATGAGCCCGACTCGTGAACTTGCTTTGCAAGTGGCTGAACAATTAACCCTTCTAGGTAAGAAAAAAGGCATCCGCGTAGTTACGATTTACGGTGGTGCTAGCTACCGCACGCAAATGGATGGTATCAAACGTGGCGCACACATCGTAGTTGCGACTCCAGGCCGTTTGGTTGATTTCATTGAACAAAAAATCATCAAACTTCAAAACGTAAAAACCTTGGTACTAGACGAAGCCGATGAAATGTTAAACATGGGCTTTAAAGATGATTTGGAAGTTATCTTAAAAGCGACTCACCCTGAAGATCAGGATTCACACCGCGCTGCTTGCCGTACTTGGTTGTTCTCGGCAACTATGAGCACAGAAGTTCGCCGCATTTCTAACAGCTACCTTGAAAATCCAGAAACTGTTCAGGTCAATAAAACTGGTGGCACTGCTGAAACTATCGAGCAAGTTTACTTCACTGTTAAAAATTCCTACAAAACAGAAGTGATCTCTCGCCTTTTACAAACTCTTCCAGAATTTTACGGCATCATTTTCTGCCAAACTAAAATGGAAGTGGCAGAACTTGCTGACATTTTGACTCAACGTGGATTCCCAGCGGATTCTTTGCATGGTGATAAATCCCAAGCAGAGCGTGAGCAAACTTTAAAGAAATTCAAACAACGCCAAGTAAAAGTGATCGTAGCAACAGACGTTGCTGCCCGTGGTCTTGATATTAAAGACCTGACTCACGTTGTGAATCATTCACTTCCTTGGGATGCTGAGTCTTATGTTCACCGTATCGGTCGTACGGGCCGTAACAACCAAAAAGGAACTGCCATCACTTTGGTAAACCCTGAACAGCTTCACCTTCTTCGCCGTGTTATGCAAAGCACGAAAGCAGTGATGACTAAAGGTGTGGTTCCTTCTGCTGATGAAGTGGCTGGTTTAAAAATCAAAGACGTTATCGATAAAGTCAGCACGATGAAAGCGGACAACCCACAGTTGCAACTAGCTAGTGATTTGATCACCGACCTTACGCAAAGTGACGACATCAATCTTAAGGAATTCACGAAAGAAGAAATGCTTGCGCGTTTCATCGTCGCTTACTTCCCGAATGTATTCGTGAAGAAAGACTTAATGCTTGATTATATGGGCGACAAGATTCCTCGTGAACTTTTACCTCGTGATCCAAGAGACAATCGCTTCACAAGTGGCCGTGGTTCTGACCGTGGCGATCGCGGTGGTGACCGTGGTCCTCGCCGTTTCGGTCGTGATCGTGGCCCGCGCCGTGATGACCGTGGTGATGACAACTTTGACCGTGGCAGTGAAAGATTCGCAGAACGCCGTGGCTCTTCTTCAGGCGGCGGTTTCCGTTCTTTCCGTAATGAATCAGAAGGCTCTGACCGCCCTCAACGCACTGAAAGAGCTGAAAGATCGGATCGTTCAGAAAAACCATCATTCCGTGGTGGTGATCGCAGCGAAAAGCCTTCTTTCCGTTCAGAGCGTTCGGAGCGTTCAGAAAGAGCACCAAGATCCGAAAGATCAGAGCGCGGCGAGCGTGGCTCTGGAGAGCGTCGCGAACACAGCGGCATCAAGCGCTTCCGTCCAAGCGCTAACAGCAGCTCTAAGCGCGCCCCTCGCGATTAATTAGCAGCGATCTAGAATTTATAAAAAGCCAGTGAGCAACCTCACTGGCTTTTTTCGTTTTAAGCCGGCTGTCTCAGATTAAGACAGAGCGCATTTTTGGCTTTTCATCGTTAGTAAGTTCGACAGCTTTTTTGCTGAAATCAGTTTTATTTGAATCTCATTCTGCGGCATCATCATTGCTTTACAAGCTTCTTAT
This is a stretch of genomic DNA from Bdellovibrio reynosensis. It encodes these proteins:
- a CDS encoding DEAD/DEAH box helicase, translated to MTPITTVDSFESFGLSAPVMAAMQDMGFTTPTPIQRQALPLLLAGAQDFIGLASTGTGKTAAFGIPLVENIDATIKDTQALVMSPTRELALQVAEQLTLLGKKKGIRVVTIYGGASYRTQMDGIKRGAHIVVATPGRLVDFIEQKIIKLQNVKTLVLDEADEMLNMGFKDDLEVILKATHPEDQDSHRAACRTWLFSATMSTEVRRISNSYLENPETVQVNKTGGTAETIEQVYFTVKNSYKTEVISRLLQTLPEFYGIIFCQTKMEVAELADILTQRGFPADSLHGDKSQAEREQTLKKFKQRQVKVIVATDVAARGLDIKDLTHVVNHSLPWDAESYVHRIGRTGRNNQKGTAITLVNPEQLHLLRRVMQSTKAVMTKGVVPSADEVAGLKIKDVIDKVSTMKADNPQLQLASDLITDLTQSDDINLKEFTKEEMLARFIVAYFPNVFVKKDLMLDYMGDKIPRELLPRDPRDNRFTSGRGSDRGDRGGDRGPRRFGRDRGPRRDDRGDDNFDRGSERFAERRGSSSGGGFRSFRNESEGSDRPQRTERAERSDRSEKPSFRGGDRSEKPSFRSERSERSERAPRSERSERGERGSGERREHSGIKRFRPSANSSSKRAPRD